CTTTCCGCCAGGCGAGGAGCCGCCCGCTGACTGATGGGTCGCGGACGCCGGATGTGAATCGGGGCCCTGGGCGGTGGCAGGCCTCGCGCCCGCGGAGCCAGCTTGACAGCGCCGACCGATCGCGACAGCATTGGGGCGCACCGCGTATGCTCTCCTCGCCAACGCCCCTCGGGGCCGGATGCCCGAAAGGAGGCCTTTCGTGAGGTACACGACGTGTGCCGTCATCCTAGTCGCGCTGCTCGGCTCGGCCTCGCTTTCCTTCGCCCAGACCGACTGCAAGTCGGTCGTACCGGCCTCGCCGTGGGGCCCTAACGACCAGACCGGCGCCACCAATCGGGTCACCCCGGCCGTGACCAAGGCAGCGGCCACGGAGATCCAGGAGGGCAAGGTCATCCTGATGTCCCATGTCTTGGTGGACGGGATCCCGCTCTTCGGGTCCCGCTTCACGAAGACCATTCTCACCGCCACCACCCTTGCGCCCGGCGGCGCGCTGGGCGAAAACCAGCTGACCTACATGGAGGACACCTGGCTCAGCCAGAGCCACGTCGGCACGCATCTCGATGGGATGGGGCACATCGGGCGGAAGGATTGCTACTACAACCAGACCCCCATGGGGAAGTACATCAACCAGAACTACATGACCCGCCTTGGCCTCGAGCATCTCAAGAGCTTCGCCACCCGCGGCGTGCTCGTGGACGCGGTCCGCGTGTTCGAGCAGGCGGGCAAGCTGAAGAGCAACCCCGCGTGCCGGAAGCCGTGCCTCGACAAAGGAACGGTGATCACGGCCGCCGACATCCAGGCTGGCCTCAAGATGTACAACGTGACCCTGCGCGAAGCCGACATCGTGGTCGTCCACACGGGCTGGGGTGACCTGTTCATGCAGTACCCCGCCAAGAACGCCGAGTTCAACTCGGGTGAGCCCGGCATTGGCAAGGACGCCGCCAAGTGGCTGATCGACCAGAAGGTGGTGGCGGTCGGTGCCGATCAGTGGGCCGTCGAGGTCATTCCCGGGGAGGATCCGAAAGAGGCGTTCATCGTCCACAACATGCTGATCACGGACAACGGCATTCACATCATCGAGAATGTGCGCACCGATCTGATGGCCGAAGAAGCGGCCCGCACCGGCCGCGCGACGTTCTTTTTCAGCATGACGGTGCCGAAGGCGGTCGGTATGACCGGGAACTTCGTTGCCATCGAAGGGATCCGCTAAGCGGGAGAGTCCGCCCCCGCGCACGCCGGCGCCTCCGGAGAGGCGCTGGCGTGTCCTCGCCGCCGTCGCGCTCGCGTGTCTCGTCGTCGGGGCCGCGGCCGGAGGGCCGGCGCCGCGTGCCGCCGAACCTCGGTACCTCGTCGCCTTCGCGAATCTCACCGGGGAACCCGGCGTGGCACTCGAGGGGACCGGCTTCACCGGCGGTGATGTCCGCGAGAGCTTCTTGCTGGCCGTCCGAGACCTGCCGATCGACCTCGTGTTCTACGATAACCAGCGGGATGCAAGCAAGGCCGTCGCCAACGCCATCGATGCGATCGACCGGAAGGTGAACCTGTACATTCAGTATCACCAAGACCTGGCGGCGAATCTCGAGGTCGCCGAGAAGTTGCGGACGGCCGGCATTCCGGTGCTGGCTGTCAACTACCCAGTCCCGGGGGCGCCGCTGTATACGGCCGACAATCTCGCGGCGGGCCGGATCGCCGGCGACACCCTGGGCGCTTTCGCGAGCCGGAACTGGCCCGGGCAGCCGCTCCTCGGCGTCTTGGTGGGAGCCCTGGGCGACCAGGCCAGTCGAACGCCCGAACGGGCGCAAGGCGTCGCCGAGGGACTCAAGCGGCACCTGCCGACCCTGCGGCCGCTGAGTCTCGACACGCACGGCAATCCGAGTCAGGTCGCGCCGCTCCTCGGCAAGGCGATGGCCGCCCATCCGGGCGCGAAGATCGTGGTAGCCGCCATGGACGACGCCACCGCGCTGGCTGCCAAGGGCGCGCTCGAGGCAGCCGGACGCGCGCAGGACGCCGCGATCGTGAGCCACGGTGTCGACCGATCGATTCACGGGGGCGTCAGCGAGCGGAAGGAGATCGATCCGTACAACCGCGGCAGCATCGTGATCGGATCGGTCGCGTTTTATCTCGACCGATACGGCTACGACATCCTATCCCTCGCCCTGCGCATGCTCCGCGGCGAGCCCGTGCCGCCGCGGACCACAACCCGTCATCAGCTGATCACCGCAGCCAATGTCTGGCGGGAGTACCCGCCCCGTGACATGAACTGAGGCCCACGGGGCTTCAGGGCCGGCGCCCCGGCTCCGCGATGAAGATCCCCTCGACACCCTCGCCGGTCGCGGTCGTTGCGGTGGCAAACGTGACGCGGCCGGCGGCGATGGCGGCGATCGGATAGAGCCCGAACGAGGCGAGCGGCCCGACCCCTGGCAGGTCGTCCCCGACACCGACGATGCGGCGGAGGCCGTCCGGGGCGGCCACGAAGACGGCAACGGTCGTAGCGCTGCGGTCCACGGCTGCGGTGAAGGCGATCGGGCCGTCAGCGGCCACCGTCGGCCACAGGCCGAAGTGGGCGAACACGCCGCCGCCCGGCGCCGGGTCGCCGAGTGCCGCCACCGGGCGGACCCGGCCGCCGTCGGCCGCGAAGATCCCGCTCGCCACCGGCGCGTCCTTCAGCGTCGCGAGGAAGACCAGGGCGCCGGTGTCGTTCAGCGCGATCCGCTCGGAGAACTTGGCGAAGATGCCGCCGAGAGGCGTGGGCTCCCCCGCGCCGACGAGCATGCGGAGGGGACCGCCATCCGCGAGGAAGAGGCCGCCCGGCACCGCGCGACCCTCCACGACGGCCGGGAAGGCGACGTGTCCGCGATCGCTGACCACTGGCACGCCGAAGCCCGCAAACGTTCCCCCCGCTGGGGCGGGCTCGCCTTGGACCACGACCTTTCGAAGCCGACCGCCGGCCCTGACGTAGATGGCTTCAAGGCTTTCGCGGCCGCGCCGGACCGTGGCGAGGAACGCGACGTCCCCGCGGTTGTTCAGCGCGGGGACGTCGACCGCGGCCAGGGTGCCGGCGGGGACGCCGGGCGCGGCATCCCCGGCCAGCGCGATCGTCCGGAGGCGGCCGCCGCTCGCGACGAACACACCCTCCACCGTCCGGCCGCCGCTGACCGCCGCCGCGAAAGCGATGGTCCCCGCGTCGTTGAGCGACGGGATGGGATGCTTCGCGAAGCCGGACAGGGTGCCGCCGCCGGGAGCCGGATCGCCATCGACGGCAACCTTCCGGATGCGGTCGCCCGCGGTGACGAAGAGCCCTTCGCCGGCCGGACCCCGGAGCAGGGTCGCGAAGAACGCAACCTGACCGCGCCGGTTCACGGGGGCGAGCACGGGCTGCGCTTCCACGCTGACGTGCTCGAAGCGGCCGCCGCCCGGAGCCGGCTGGCCCATGAGCACGATGGGCCGAATACGGAACGGCGGCGGCTCGGCGTGGCCGGATCCGCTGGCGAGGAGTGTGATCAACGCTGCGAGAGGGAGTCGCCGGATCATTGCGCTGGAGTATAGAGAGGTGCTGCAATGGGGTCAAATGCGGACGCGGATCGGGCTGGGCGCGCTACTCGGACTCCTGGCGATTACCGCGCCGGCGCCCTCCACCCAGCACGCGGATCCGGCGATGCTCCGCGGCGCCTGCTACTGCCGGGCCGGGGGCCGGTTAACGTGCCTGGGGGAATTCACCCGGGTCGCGTGCGAGCGCCGCTGCGCCGAGGACTTCTGCGACGACTGGTTCTGGCTGGAGCGGCGCCCGTGCTGGAATTGGGGCTACGGTGGATGACCGCCTCGCGTCCGCTCGTTTCGCGCCGCTCGACGCCGGTGGGCCGCGCGAGTGCGGGTCGACCCGGGCCGCGAGCAGCAGAGCCGTCGATTTTCGCGTCGGACGCAGGGAACCGTGAGGCATCCGGACCATAGCATAGCCCGCAAGCCGGCCAACCGCTGCCGAGCCTAGCTCGCGGCCGGGCCGCAATGTACCGACGACGCCAGCCTCACCGCGCTTGACAGACGGCACGCGACCGGCTATGGTCGCCCCGCCGCACTCACAAATTCGATGAGCGGGGGATTCTGGTACGATGATGCCTCGGCTCATGCTCTGCAATGCGCCCTTCGGGCGCGACGTCGTGGCGGTGCGGGACTACGTCGGCGCTCGCGGGTATGACGGCGTGGAGTGGGGGCTCGACAACATGCGGGTCGCGGTGGCCCGCGCGCGCCGCCAGCGGACGCTCGACAGCTTCCGCAGCGCGGCGCCGCTCGCCTCCCTCCACGCGCCCTACACCGATCTCGAGCTGGGCCACCGGGACGGCGAGTACGCCGCCGCGGCCCTCCGGATCCTCCGAGAGTACGTCGACGTGACGGCCGACCTCGGCGCCCGTCACCTGAACCTCCACGTCGGCTCCCACGCGCTCGAGCCGGAGGAGCTGTCATGGCACACGCTCATCCGGAACCTGACCGTGTTGCTCGAGTACGCCGCCGGGCGCGGCGTCCTCGTGACGGTCGAGAACCTCCGGCTCGGGCTCACCAGCGATCCGGAGACCTTCGCCCGGCTGCTTCGCGCAACCGGCGCGCCGGCCTGCTTCGACCTCGGTCACGCGCACGGCAGCGCCTGGGTCCAACGCCGCCACGGTTCGGTCGTGGACGTCCTGCGCGCCGTGCCGACGCGGGTCGCCGCCGCCCACGTGTACTATACCGAGACGGAGGATACCCACCACCCCGCCACCGACGTCGCCCAACTCGGTCCGGCGCTCGACGCGCTGGTCGACGCGCGCTGCGACTGGTGGGTCGTCGAGCTCCACACCCGGGACGCCCTCGAACGGACGCGGGCGGTCCTCGACCAGTACCTGACGCTCCACGCAGGAGGTGTCCGTGCGTCGTGACCGGATCCTGGGGCTCGGCCTGCTGGCGGTGCTGGCCACGGCCGTGCCCGCCGGTGCTCAGGGCCGGCCGGTGATGGTCTACGGGGTCATCCACGAGTACACGCTCGCCCGGCTGATGCAGCTCTACGAGCGCCAGACCGGGGGCAAGGCGGACTTCATCCGACTTTCGGCCGGCGAGGTGGCGACCCGCGTCCAGGCCGAGCGCCAGGCGCCGAAGGGCGACGTCGTCTTCGGCATCTCCCGCGCCATCGCCGAGTCGATGAAGGCCCAGGGGCTGCTGCAGCCGTACAAGACACCGCGCCGGGCCGAGGTGCCGGTGCGCTACGTCGACCCCGAGGGTCACTGGACGGGCAGCTCGCTGACCGTCCAGGGCATCGCCATCAACACCGAGCGGTGGAAGAAGGACTTCGGCGCGGCGCCGATGCCGAAGACGTGGGAGGACCTCCTCGACCCGAAGTACCAGGGGTTGATCGTCGCCCCCAGCCCGCTCTCCTCGGGGACGGGCTTCACCTTCGTCGTCGGGCAGTTCTTCCGCCTCGGTGAGGAGAAGGGCTGGGAGTATCTCACGGCGCTCGACAAGAACGTCCGCTTCTACACGCCGAGCGGCATCGCCCCGACCCGGATGGTGGCCGCCGGCGAGTTCCTCATCGCCATCACGTTCGCGCACGACGCGCTCAAGGCCATCTCGGCCGGCTACCCGGTGACGCTAGTCCACCCGGCCGGCGTGAGCTGGGACATCGGATCGGTTTCGCTGATCAAGGGCTGCCCGAACCCCGAGGGCGGGAAGAAGTTCGTCGACTGGGTGCTCGGCCACGACCCGATCCAGCTCGTCGTCGACCTGAACTTCGAGGGCTCGCTCCGCTCGGACGTGAGCCTGCCGCTCGGCGCCACGCCGCTGGACAAGCTCGACCTCGTCGACTACAAGCTCGACTGGGCGGCCCAGCACCGGGCCCGGATCCTCAAGCAGTGGGGGGAGCTCTTCAAGAAGTAGGGCGGGCCGGGCGCCCGACGCGCTTCGCGCCGCTGCCCCGCGCGCTCAGCCTCGACGCGGCCAGCGCCGTCGCGCTCGGCCTCGTCGTCGTCGGCCTCGGCGGGTTCGTCGTCCTGCCCGTCGCGCGGGTTCTCGTAGAGCCGGGGTGGGCCGAGTGGGGACGGCTCCTTACCCAGCCGCGCTACCTCCGGCTGGCCGGCAACACCCTGCTGATCGCGGCTCTTTCCACCGTCTCGGCCGTCGCCGTTGGCTTCCTCTTCGCCTTCGCCACCTCTCGGCCTGACGTGCCGGGGCGGACGCTGTTCAAGCTGGTCGCCATCCTGCCGCTGGTCTCGCCTCCGTTCGTCGGCGGGCTGGCCTTCATCCTCCTCTTCGGCCGCCGGGGGGTGATCACCCACTCCCTCCTCGGCCTGTCGGGGGACATCTACGGCTGGCACGGAGTGTGGCTGGTCCAGACGCTGGCCTTCTTCCCGATCGCGTACCTCACGCTGGCCGGTGTCCTGCGCCGGATCAACCCGACGCTGGAGTACGCGGCCCAGGACCTGGGGGCCCGGGGGTTCGCACGGTTCCGCACCGTGACGCTCCCGCTGGCGCTCCCCGGGCTGGCGAGCGCCGCGCTGCTGGTCGGGATCTACACGCTGAGCGACTTCGGCAACCCCATGCTCGTCGGCGGTCCCTTCAAGGTCCTCGCCACCGAGACCTACACGCAGGTGACCGGCTGGGGTGATCTGGGAACGGCGGCCGCGCTGTCCACGGCGTTGCTTGTCCCGAGTCTGATGCTCTTCTGCCTGCAGCGCTATGCGCTCGAAGGGCGCGGCTCGCACGCCACGGTCACGGGGAAGGGGAGCTTCCCGGCGCCGCCGCCGACGTCCCCGCTCCTCCGCGGCCTGCTCGTGGCCGGCTGCGGGCTCGTCGCGCTGGTGCTGGTCGCGACGTACGCCGGCGTCTTCGTCGGCGCCTTCGCCCGGACCTGGGGGGTCGACTGGCGCTTCACGATCGACAACTTCGAATACACGGTCTTCCGGGGCCGCCAGCTATGGAACAGCGTCCGGTTCGCCGCGCTGGCCGCGGCCGGCGGCGCCGTCTTCGCGGTGCTGGCCGCCTTCCTCCTCCAGCGCGGTCGCTTCCCCGGCCGAGCGGTCCTCGACTTCGCGGCCGTCCTGCCGGGGGCCCTCCCCGGGACGCTCCTCGGGGTGGCGTACATCCTCGCCTTCAACACCCCGCCCCTTGCCCTGACCGGGACCGCGGCCATCGTCGTCGCCGCCATGCTCTTCCGGACCCTGCCCGTCGGGTACCGGGCGGCGGTGGCCGCGCTCGCCCAGATCGCGCCCAGCATCGAGGAGAGCGCCGCGGATCTCGGCGCCCGGCCCATCCGGACGCTCCGGGACATCACCCTGCCGCTCATCCGGGCCGCGTTCACGAGCGCGGTCGTCTTCACGTTCGTCCGGTCGATG
The genomic region above belongs to Candidatus Methylomirabilota bacterium and contains:
- a CDS encoding cyclase family protein, translating into MRYTTCAVILVALLGSASLSFAQTDCKSVVPASPWGPNDQTGATNRVTPAVTKAAATEIQEGKVILMSHVLVDGIPLFGSRFTKTILTATTLAPGGALGENQLTYMEDTWLSQSHVGTHLDGMGHIGRKDCYYNQTPMGKYINQNYMTRLGLEHLKSFATRGVLVDAVRVFEQAGKLKSNPACRKPCLDKGTVITAADIQAGLKMYNVTLREADIVVVHTGWGDLFMQYPAKNAEFNSGEPGIGKDAAKWLIDQKVVAVGADQWAVEVIPGEDPKEAFIVHNMLITDNGIHIIENVRTDLMAEEAARTGRATFFFSMTVPKAVGMTGNFVAIEGIR
- a CDS encoding substrate-binding domain-containing protein, translating into MALEGTGFTGGDVRESFLLAVRDLPIDLVFYDNQRDASKAVANAIDAIDRKVNLYIQYHQDLAANLEVAEKLRTAGIPVLAVNYPVPGAPLYTADNLAAGRIAGDTLGAFASRNWPGQPLLGVLVGALGDQASRTPERAQGVAEGLKRHLPTLRPLSLDTHGNPSQVAPLLGKAMAAHPGAKIVVAAMDDATALAAKGALEAAGRAQDAAIVSHGVDRSIHGGVSERKEIDPYNRGSIVIGSVAFYLDRYGYDILSLALRMLRGEPVPPRTTTRHQLITAANVWREYPPRDMN
- a CDS encoding choice-of-anchor tandem repeat NxxGxxAF-containing protein, coding for MITLLASGSGHAEPPPFRIRPIVLMGQPAPGGGRFEHVSVEAQPVLAPVNRRGQVAFFATLLRGPAGEGLFVTAGDRIRKVAVDGDPAPGGGTLSGFAKHPIPSLNDAGTIAFAAAVSGGRTVEGVFVASGGRLRTIALAGDAAPGVPAGTLAAVDVPALNNRGDVAFLATVRRGRESLEAIYVRAGGRLRKVVVQGEPAPAGGTFAGFGVPVVSDRGHVAFPAVVEGRAVPGGLFLADGGPLRMLVGAGEPTPLGGIFAKFSERIALNDTGALVFLATLKDAPVASGIFAADGGRVRPVAALGDPAPGGGVFAHFGLWPTVAADGPIAFTAAVDRSATTVAVFVAAPDGLRRIVGVGDDLPGVGPLASFGLYPIAAIAAGRVTFATATTATGEGVEGIFIAEPGRRP
- a CDS encoding TIM barrel protein — its product is MMPRLMLCNAPFGRDVVAVRDYVGARGYDGVEWGLDNMRVAVARARRQRTLDSFRSAAPLASLHAPYTDLELGHRDGEYAAAALRILREYVDVTADLGARHLNLHVGSHALEPEELSWHTLIRNLTVLLEYAAGRGVLVTVENLRLGLTSDPETFARLLRATGAPACFDLGHAHGSAWVQRRHGSVVDVLRAVPTRVAAAHVYYTETEDTHHPATDVAQLGPALDALVDARCDWWVVELHTRDALERTRAVLDQYLTLHAGGVRAS
- a CDS encoding ABC transporter substrate-binding protein, giving the protein MRRDRILGLGLLAVLATAVPAGAQGRPVMVYGVIHEYTLARLMQLYERQTGGKADFIRLSAGEVATRVQAERQAPKGDVVFGISRAIAESMKAQGLLQPYKTPRRAEVPVRYVDPEGHWTGSSLTVQGIAINTERWKKDFGAAPMPKTWEDLLDPKYQGLIVAPSPLSSGTGFTFVVGQFFRLGEEKGWEYLTALDKNVRFYTPSGIAPTRMVAAGEFLIAITFAHDALKAISAGYPVTLVHPAGVSWDIGSVSLIKGCPNPEGGKKFVDWVLGHDPIQLVVDLNFEGSLRSDVSLPLGATPLDKLDLVDYKLDWAAQHRARILKQWGELFKK
- a CDS encoding iron ABC transporter permease; protein product: MGGALQEVGRAGRPTRFAPLPRALSLDAASAVALGLVVVGLGGFVVLPVARVLVEPGWAEWGRLLTQPRYLRLAGNTLLIAALSTVSAVAVGFLFAFATSRPDVPGRTLFKLVAILPLVSPPFVGGLAFILLFGRRGVITHSLLGLSGDIYGWHGVWLVQTLAFFPIAYLTLAGVLRRINPTLEYAAQDLGARGFARFRTVTLPLALPGLASAALLVGIYTLSDFGNPMLVGGPFKVLATETYTQVTGWGDLGTAAALSTALLVPSLMLFCLQRYALEGRGSHATVTGKGSFPAPPPTSPLLRGLLVAGCGLVALVLVATYAGVFVGAFARTWGVDWRFTIDNFEYTVFRGRQLWNSVRFAALAAAGGAVFAVLAAFLLQRGRFPGRAVLDFAAVLPGALPGTLLGVAYILAFNTPPLALTGTAAIVVAAMLFRTLPVGYRAAVAALAQIAPSIEESAADLGARPIRTLRDITLPLIRAAFTSAVVFTFVRSMNTLSAVVFLVSPGTVVASASILALAEHGDWGQASAMAASLMTAAFIVLLGFRLATGGRVRLFEL